One Campylobacter pinnipediorum subsp. caledonicus genomic window carries:
- a CDS encoding type IV pilin protein: MKKAFTLIELIMVIVILAIVAGMTLNLVFVIYKNYVQSESISRVGSQADIILDQISKRLEYRIRSSDIARKSSDNSILNLNNSGLNSSYNILEFIPYSYEAFDLGVYSGIVDMDNTSSLKGIETPGSDLKRGDLVFDKLSPRNKNKDLAMIFRGVNYNVDSSFGYIGSDIDFAKVKVKDLTHFNHNPSFVGKQMSEQYYLAHTAYAIVATPNESTKSSDSAANRDFDLTLYYDYRPWLGQKYTDKDTKSTILARHVSMFKFKEENGMVFLKLCLRDNQKQRSSLSQSGFDFNVCRTKAVF, from the coding sequence ATGAAAAAGGCTTTTACTCTTATAGAACTTATAATGGTTATAGTTATACTGGCTATAGTTGCTGGAATGACATTAAATTTAGTTTTTGTAATATATAAAAATTATGTTCAAAGTGAGTCTATCTCTAGGGTGGGATCTCAAGCTGATATTATCTTGGATCAAATATCTAAGAGATTAGAATATAGAATAAGAAGTAGTGATATAGCAAGAAAGAGTTCAGACAATAGTATATTAAATTTAAATAATAGTGGATTGAATTCTAGTTATAATATATTGGAATTTATACCTTATAGTTATGAAGCCTTTGATTTGGGTGTTTATAGTGGTATTGTTGATATGGATAATACCAGCAGTTTAAAAGGTATAGAGACACCTGGTAGTGATCTTAAGCGAGGTGATTTAGTGTTTGACAAGCTATCCCCTAGAAATAAAAATAAAGATTTGGCAATGATATTTAGAGGTGTTAACTATAATGTTGATAGTTCTTTTGGTTATATTGGAAGTGATATTGATTTTGCTAAGGTTAAAGTTAAAGATCTAACACATTTTAACCACAATCCATCATTTGTTGGTAAGCAGATGTCAGAGCAGTATTATCTAGCACATACTGCATATGCTATAGTGGCTACACCAAATGAATCTACAAAGTCTAGTGATAGTGCTGCTAATAGGGATTTTGATTTAACACTTTATTACGATTATAGACCATGGCTGGGGCAGAAATATACAGATAAAGATACAAAATCTACTATTTTAGCTAGACATGTTAGTATGTTTAAATTTAAAGAGGAAAATGGAATGGTTTTTTTAAAACTTTGTTTAAGAGACAATCAAAAACAAAGAAGCTCATTATCCCAGTCTGGATTTGATTTTAATGTATGTAGAACAAAGGCGGTTTTTTAG
- the hpf gene encoding ribosome hibernation-promoting factor, HPF/YfiA family — translation MNTSIVGKQLELTDSIKDYIENAFNALCKYQMDIISLRCVVSADEKNGKKGFGVEFAANISHKNTIVIKQKDKDLYAAIDLTLDRMLKVLRREHDKTTTVKGKDEEKIKRLLINEENTDILDEIVPTELELYKPLEIEEALEKLKNSDMQFLVFNDIDARMRVIYKRTDGKFGLY, via the coding sequence ATGAATACAAGTATTGTAGGTAAACAACTAGAGCTTACTGATTCTATAAAAGACTATATAGAAAACGCTTTTAACGCACTTTGCAAATATCAGATGGATATAATATCTCTAAGATGTGTTGTATCTGCTGATGAGAAAAATGGAAAAAAAGGTTTTGGTGTAGAGTTTGCTGCAAATATTTCTCATAAAAATACTATTGTTATTAAACAAAAAGATAAAGATTTGTATGCCGCTATAGATCTAACTCTTGATAGAATGCTAAAAGTTCTTAGAAGAGAGCATGATAAGACTACAACCGTAAAAGGCAAAGATGAAGAAAAAATAAAAAGACTTTTGATAAATGAAGAAAATACAGATATCTTAGATGAGATAGTTCCTACTGAACTAGAACTTTATAAACCTCTTGAGATAGAAGAAGCACTTGAAAAACTAAAAAATAGTGATATGCAGTTTTTAGTTTTTAATGATATAGATGCAAGAATGCGTGTTATTTATAAAAGAACTGACGGTAAATTTGGTCTTTACTAA
- the ribD gene encoding bifunctional diaminohydroxyphosphoribosylaminopyrimidine deaminase/5-amino-6-(5-phosphoribosylamino)uracil reductase RibD, with amino-acid sequence MSDEFFMDLAIKQAWKYSVLTYPNPSVGCVILDKNGALLSCQAHKKAGFLHAEPTAILFALFKLNEQIFFDFIKAYYDKFFVKFLSIKELEEYDLEPNFTYEFILENHSNLLKDAKAYVTLEPCTHHGKTPPCAGLFIQLNFKDVIISCMDFNNIASGGIALLKQHNINTKFGVCGEKGKQLIEPFLSWQKGNFSFLKLAISLNGVITGGVISNTLSRTHSHKLRDVSELLVIGGNTVRIDRPTLDTRLVENGKNPDVLIYSRQNDFDKNIPLFGVKDRKVFISNSLENLEKKLVMYEGGVGMLKLAFDSKIPNLKWILLYKSNELKYGENIKFKNSFRPIFESNFENDNYGWYEIN; translated from the coding sequence ATATCTGATGAATTTTTTATGGATTTGGCTATAAAACAAGCTTGGAAATACTCTGTTTTAACATATCCAAATCCATCTGTTGGTTGTGTTATTTTAGATAAAAATGGTGCATTGTTATCATGTCAGGCTCATAAAAAAGCCGGTTTTTTGCATGCAGAACCAACTGCTATATTGTTTGCTCTTTTTAAATTAAATGAGCAGATATTTTTTGATTTTATCAAAGCTTATTATGATAAGTTTTTTGTTAAGTTTTTAAGTATAAAAGAGCTTGAAGAGTATGATCTGGAGCCAAATTTTACTTATGAGTTTATACTTGAAAATCACTCAAATTTATTAAAAGATGCAAAAGCTTATGTGACACTAGAGCCATGCACTCATCATGGAAAAACTCCACCTTGTGCCGGTTTATTTATTCAGTTAAATTTCAAAGATGTGATTATATCTTGTATGGATTTTAATAATATAGCTAGTGGTGGAATAGCTCTCTTAAAACAACACAATATAAATACAAAATTTGGTGTTTGTGGAGAAAAAGGAAAACAACTTATCGAGCCATTTTTGTCTTGGCAAAAAGGAAATTTTTCATTTTTAAAATTAGCTATTAGCTTAAATGGAGTAATCACTGGAGGAGTTATATCTAACACTCTAAGCAGAACTCACTCTCATAAGCTAAGAGATGTTTCTGAGCTTTTGGTTATAGGTGGTAATACTGTTAGGATTGATCGTCCTACGCTTGATACAAGACTTGTAGAAAATGGCAAAAATCCAGATGTTTTGATATATTCAAGACAAAATGATTTTGATAAAAATATACCTCTTTTTGGTGTTAAAGATAGAAAAGTGTTTATCTCCAACTCTCTTGAAAATTTAGAAAAAAAACTTGTAATGTATGAGGGTGGAGTAGGTATGTTAAAACTTGCTTTTGATAGTAAGATACCAAATTTAAAATGGATTTTGCTTTATAAAAGCAATGAACTTAAATATGGCGAAAATATAAAATTTAAAAACTCATTTAGACCTATTTTTGAATCAAATTTTGAAAATGATAATTATGGCTGGTATGAGATAAATTAA
- the putP gene encoding sodium/proline symporter PutP yields MDFSSYLAIAFYFGILLFIGWYSYNKTANMSEYLLDNRQLGPVATALSAGASDMSGWMLLGLPGALYATGLANIWIVIGLCVGAYCNYLFLAKRIRVYTEVASDSITIPDFLENRFKDRTKILRIISGLIILIFFTIYVSSGIIAGGKSFESFFNLPFSLGAFITLFIVVFYTFFGGFKAVCITDVFQGTLMFFVLIAIPVVAYFNIDLSGNKTFITEITSLSKDHLNIFANQSFLGILGLLAWGLGYFGQPHIIVRFMAIRSSKELALARKIGIGWMTLGLLGALMSGLIGYVYFNQNNMALKDPELVFLKLGEILFHPFFVGIILSAVLSAIMSTVSSQLLVSASSITKDFILAFYKKEISADKQVIIGRCAVVGVALIATALAFLSSDTVLGVVGNAWAGFGASFGPVLLFSLYWRKMSALGALAGMIVGGATVILWITLGLNSYIYELLPGFIASSISIVVVSIWGDAIDKMTREPNENTISDEFDKMKTRL; encoded by the coding sequence ATGGATTTTTCATCTTATTTGGCTATCGCATTTTATTTTGGAATATTGCTTTTTATAGGCTGGTATTCTTACAACAAAACAGCAAATATGAGCGAATATTTACTTGACAACAGACAACTAGGTCCGGTTGCAACTGCTTTAAGCGCAGGCGCAAGCGATATGAGTGGATGGATGCTACTTGGTCTTCCTGGTGCTCTTTATGCCACGGGACTTGCAAATATTTGGATAGTTATAGGACTTTGTGTTGGAGCTTATTGTAATTATTTATTTTTAGCAAAAAGAATAAGAGTTTATACAGAAGTTGCAAGTGATAGCATTACGATACCTGATTTTTTAGAAAATCGTTTTAAAGATAGAACAAAAATACTAAGAATAATTTCTGGACTTATAATACTTATATTTTTTACCATTTATGTATCAAGTGGAATCATAGCTGGTGGAAAAAGTTTTGAAAGTTTTTTCAATCTTCCTTTTAGTCTTGGTGCTTTTATAACTCTTTTTATAGTTGTTTTTTACACCTTTTTTGGTGGTTTTAAAGCGGTTTGTATAACCGATGTATTTCAAGGCACTTTGATGTTTTTTGTTTTGATTGCAATACCAGTAGTAGCTTATTTCAATATAGATTTATCGGGCAATAAAACATTTATAACAGAGATAACAAGTCTTAGCAAAGATCACTTAAATATCTTTGCAAACCAAAGCTTTTTGGGAATTTTAGGTTTATTAGCTTGGGGGCTTGGGTATTTTGGACAACCACACATAATAGTTAGATTTATGGCAATAAGAAGTTCAAAAGAGCTAGCTTTAGCAAGAAAAATAGGAATCGGCTGGATGACATTAGGGCTACTTGGAGCGCTTATGAGTGGTCTTATAGGATATGTTTATTTTAATCAAAATAATATGGCTTTAAAAGATCCTGAATTAGTATTTTTAAAACTTGGCGAGATATTATTTCATCCATTTTTTGTAGGTATCATACTTTCTGCTGTGCTTTCCGCCATAATGAGCACTGTTTCAAGTCAATTACTAGTGAGCGCTAGTTCTATAACCAAAGATTTTATACTAGCATTTTACAAAAAAGAAATTTCAGCAGACAAACAAGTCATAATAGGAAGATGTGCAGTTGTTGGCGTTGCTCTTATCGCCACAGCTTTAGCTTTTTTATCAAGTGATACTGTTCTTGGAGTTGTTGGGAATGCTTGGGCAGGCTTTGGCGCTAGTTTTGGTCCTGTGCTACTTTTCAGTCTTTATTGGAGAAAAATGAGCGCACTTGGTGCCTTAGCTGGAATGATAGTTGGTGGAGCAACTGTTATATTATGGATAACTCTGGGTCTTAACTCATACATCTACGAACTACTTCCTGGTTTTATCGCTTCTAGTATAAGTATAGTAGTTGTTAGTATCTGGGGTGATGCGATAGATAAAATGACAAGAGAACCTAATGAAAATACAATATCAGATGAGTTTGATAAGATGAAAACAAGGTTATAA
- a CDS encoding amino acid ABC transporter permease yields the protein MSKENFFKLLFFVIVAIAGIYYTYPTELNDAQRMAYIHSYGVTLGLTAGGISIGIILGFILAFLKFLDIKILNFIIDEYIDILRGTPIIIQLLIFSVVIFATWSDNFYVALIALGLNSSAYVAEIVRSGINSVDKGQMEASRAMGLSYYISMKEIVFPQATKNILPALANEFISLFKETSVVGYISVVDITMQSKSLQAVFYNPKPILFTGIVYYISIKFFSFLVRKLEERLRQND from the coding sequence TTGTCTAAAGAAAATTTTTTTAAATTACTATTTTTTGTAATAGTCGCTATTGCTGGTATTTACTATACATATCCTACCGAGTTAAACGATGCCCAAAGAATGGCCTATATTCATAGTTATGGTGTTACATTGGGTCTTACTGCTGGCGGTATAAGTATAGGTATTATATTGGGTTTTATTCTTGCATTTTTAAAGTTTTTGGATATAAAAATTTTAAATTTCATAATAGATGAATATATAGATATATTAAGAGGCACTCCTATTATCATACAACTTTTGATTTTTTCTGTAGTAATTTTTGCTACTTGGAGTGATAACTTTTATGTGGCGCTTATAGCACTAGGGTTAAATAGCTCTGCTTATGTTGCTGAGATAGTTAGAAGTGGTATAAATAGTGTAGATAAAGGTCAAATGGAAGCATCAAGAGCAATGGGACTTAGTTATTATATATCTATGAAAGAGATAGTTTTTCCTCAGGCTACAAAAAATATACTTCCAGCTTTAGCTAATGAGTTTATATCGTTATTTAAAGAGACTTCTGTTGTTGGTTATATTAGCGTTGTGGATATAACAATGCAAAGCAAGAGCCTTCAAGCAGTGTTTTATAATCCAAAACCTATATTATTTACCGGCATAGTTTATTATATTAGTATTAAGTTTTTTTCATTTTTGGTTAGAAAATTAGAAGAGAGATTAAGACAAAATGATTAA
- a CDS encoding amino acid ABC transporter ATP-binding protein, giving the protein MIKIRDLNKSYGKLQVLKDINLDIKQGEVIAIIGPSGGGKSTFLRCINRLEEPTSGHILIDGEDILDKKSNINKIRQKVSMVFQHFNLFANKTVLSNLTLAPIKTGTLSKEEAEKKALELLKSVGLSDKKDAFPHKLSGGQKQRIAIARSLAMNPDVILFDEPTSALDPEMIGEVLDIMQDVASKGLTMLVVTHEMGFARNVANRIFFMDGGVIAVDDTPKNVFENPTHPRLKEFLGKVLNH; this is encoded by the coding sequence ATGATTAAAATTAGAGATTTAAATAAAAGTTATGGAAAATTACAGGTTTTAAAAGATATAAATTTAGATATAAAACAAGGTGAGGTTATAGCTATAATAGGTCCTAGTGGTGGCGGTAAAAGCACATTTTTACGTTGTATAAATAGACTTGAAGAGCCAACTAGCGGTCATATACTTATAGACGGAGAGGATATTTTAGACAAAAAATCAAACATTAATAAAATTCGTCAAAAAGTAAGTATGGTATTTCAACATTTTAATTTATTTGCAAATAAAACTGTTTTGTCAAATTTAACATTAGCCCCTATAAAAACTGGAACTTTGTCAAAAGAAGAGGCTGAAAAAAAAGCCTTGGAACTTTTAAAAAGCGTTGGGTTGAGTGATAAAAAAGATGCGTTTCCGCATAAGCTTTCAGGTGGACAAAAACAGCGTATAGCTATAGCTAGATCGCTTGCTATGAATCCTGATGTTATACTTTTTGATGAGCCAACATCGGCTCTTGATCCTGAGATGATAGGCGAGGTTCTTGATATAATGCAAGATGTTGCTTCAAAAGGATTAACAATGCTTGTGGTTACTCATGAGATGGGATTTGCTAGAAATGTTGCGAATCGTATTTTTTTCATGGATGGTGGTGTGATAGCTGTTGACGATACTCCTAAAAATGTTTTTGAAAATCCTACACACCCACGTTTGAAAGAATTTTTAGGAAAAGTTTTAAATCACTAA
- a CDS encoding transporter substrate-binding domain-containing protein, with amino-acid sequence MKKFLLFLAFAVFFMGCMDEKKEAMVADVNSSKQEVVKLGVSMDYPPFEFIDDNNNPAGFDVELMQAIAKKVGFELELNNISFDGLIPALKAGKIDAIMSAMSATEDRRKSVDFSDNYYSTENLFIRKKGSDVDQNSLVDKQIGVQLGTLQESAAKKIEGAKVVPADNVLSAIMGLKAGKIDVVLIDSSIGYGYLKQNEDLEEFYKVADGSEGFSIAFDKDKKAELIKKINSALKELKDDGTFEKIEEKYNLK; translated from the coding sequence ATGAAAAAATTTTTATTGTTTTTGGCATTTGCTGTATTTTTTATGGGATGCATGGATGAAAAAAAAGAGGCTATGGTTGCTGATGTAAATTCAAGCAAACAAGAAGTTGTAAAACTTGGTGTGAGTATGGATTATCCACCATTTGAGTTTATAGATGACAATAATAACCCAGCTGGTTTTGATGTTGAATTAATGCAAGCTATTGCTAAAAAAGTAGGGTTTGAATTAGAACTTAATAATATAAGCTTTGATGGCCTTATACCTGCTTTAAAAGCTGGTAAAATTGATGCTATAATGAGTGCCATGAGTGCTACTGAAGATAGAAGAAAATCAGTTGATTTTTCGGATAACTATTACTCAACTGAAAATTTATTTATTAGAAAAAAAGGCTCTGATGTTGATCAAAATAGCCTTGTTGATAAGCAAATAGGTGTTCAGCTTGGAACATTGCAAGAGAGTGCTGCTAAAAAAATTGAAGGTGCAAAAGTAGTTCCTGCTGATAATGTTTTAAGTGCTATTATGGGCTTAAAAGCTGGAAAAATAGATGTTGTTTTGATTGATAGTTCTATAGGATATGGATATTTAAAACAAAATGAAGATTTGGAAGAATTTTATAAAGTTGCTGATGGTAGCGAAGGTTTTTCAATAGCTTTTGACAAAGATAAAAAAGCAGAACTTATCAAAAAAATAAATTCTGCATTAAAAGAGCTTAAAGATGATGGTACTTTTGAAAAAATAGAAGAAAAATATAATTTGAAGTAA
- a CDS encoding hydroxymethylpyrimidine/phosphomethylpyrimidine kinase: MNEEYTIIAGSDSVAGAGAQADIKTCEALGCYGAAAISVLVAENSQNVVSISEVSSEFVDSQIKCIVDELKIDAVKIGMLYNTNIINTVLRWIPFIDAPIVLDPVCISKSNIKLIDDDAIDSLKELFKYATIATPNKFEAECIFQNNFNNLLCDIVVKKDVVNGYSVDRLYKKDGGVFDFSTPLIKPELVHGAGCTFSSAIACFLALGFDIQDCVKNAKNYVYNAILNSHDTKFGKTLLRHNFKDFNE; this comes from the coding sequence TTGAATGAAGAATATACTATAATTGCCGGTTCTGACAGTGTTGCTGGAGCCGGTGCACAAGCTGATATAAAAACTTGCGAAGCACTTGGTTGTTATGGTGCTGCTGCTATAAGTGTTTTGGTGGCAGAAAATTCTCAAAATGTTGTTAGTATATCGGAAGTAAGTTCTGAATTTGTTGATTCTCAAATCAAATGTATTGTAGATGAGCTTAAGATAGATGCTGTCAAGATAGGAATGTTATATAATACTAATATAATAAATACTGTTTTGAGATGGATTCCATTTATAGATGCTCCGATTGTATTAGATCCAGTTTGTATAAGCAAGTCAAATATAAAGCTTATAGATGATGATGCCATCGATAGTTTAAAAGAATTGTTTAAATATGCAACTATTGCAACTCCTAATAAATTTGAAGCCGAATGTATTTTTCAAAATAATTTTAACAATCTTTTGTGTGATATAGTAGTTAAAAAAGATGTTGTTAATGGCTATAGTGTTGATAGACTATATAAAAAAGATGGTGGTGTTTTTGATTTTTCAACTCCACTTATTAAACCAGAGCTTGTGCATGGTGCTGGTTGTACATTTAGTAGTGCCATAGCCTGCTTTTTAGCTCTTGGATTTGACATTCAAGATTGCGTAAAAAATGCTAAAAATTATGTTTATAATGCTATTTTGAATAGTCATGATACCAAATTTGGTAAAACATTATTAAGACATAATTTTAAGGATTTTAATGAGTGA
- the thiE gene encoding thiamine phosphate synthase, whose product MSEIYALSDDILSPDDIILQHVEDILQSGIKYYQYRCKRFNKNEDIAREILCLCNDYNARFIINDDIVFAKRIGAKSVHIGKKDVNLQDARKFLGKDFFIGVSCYDSLELAKEAVENGADYIAFGSIFPSLTKPDAGSASLDVITQAKSMFNISVCAIGGINETNISKVSEAKADLIAIVNAIYGSNSIKENILNLQNKIN is encoded by the coding sequence ATGAGTGAAATTTATGCTTTAAGCGATGATATTTTAAGTCCAGATGATATTATTTTACAACATGTTGAAGATATATTGCAAAGTGGTATTAAGTATTATCAATATCGTTGCAAACGCTTCAATAAAAATGAAGATATAGCAAGAGAAATACTCTGTTTATGCAATGATTATAATGCTAGATTTATAATAAATGATGATATAGTTTTTGCAAAAAGAATAGGTGCAAAGAGTGTTCATATAGGTAAAAAAGATGTAAATCTGCAAGATGCCAGAAAATTTTTAGGTAAAGATTTTTTTATAGGTGTTAGTTGCTATGATAGTTTAGAGCTTGCCAAAGAAGCAGTAGAAAATGGAGCTGATTATATTGCATTTGGCTCAATTTTTCCAAGTCTTACAAAGCCAGATGCAGGCTCTGCCAGTCTTGATGTAATAACTCAAGCAAAGAGTATGTTTAATATCTCCGTATGTGCAATAGGTGGTATAAATGAAACAAATATAAGCAAAGTATCTGAAGCAAAAGCGGATCTTATAGCTATTGTTAATGCGATTTATGGCTCAAATTCTATAAAAGAAAATATATTAAATCTACAAAATAAAATCAATTAA
- a CDS encoding AEC family transporter, with protein sequence MIFVPLFSIFVLMASGFLAKKTGVLEQKHSTIFINFVLCFAIPALIFDKMYHVNIDTTLISIIFIGFISSIISTIIGFFICRFFKFSKATTVSVVMLSLFGNTLFVGMPVARGFFGDDILNEVIFYDQMATSIPISIIGPFILSFGGHDKVSLFKNTMKILKFPPFVALVVGIIFKNIPIPDFLFEPLKLFEASITPVGLFAIGVGLGFASIKSSYKSTAVVLFCKMILPVIVFIIISSVIGLDMQDKTWIVGLMQCSMPPMILAGAMIMKAELDSSLAISSIATGVALSFITLPIMYYIFVM encoded by the coding sequence ATGATTTTTGTTCCTTTATTTTCTATATTTGTTTTAATGGCATCTGGGTTTTTGGCTAAAAAAACAGGTGTATTAGAACAAAAGCATTCTACCATATTCATAAATTTTGTTTTATGCTTTGCGATACCTGCTTTGATCTTTGATAAGATGTATCATGTTAATATAGATACTACTCTTATTAGCATAATTTTTATAGGTTTTATATCAAGCATAATATCTACTATTATTGGTTTTTTTATTTGCCGGTTTTTTAAATTTTCAAAAGCAACTACAGTTAGTGTGGTTATGCTTAGTCTTTTTGGTAATACTCTTTTTGTTGGTATGCCTGTTGCTAGAGGTTTTTTTGGAGATGATATATTAAACGAAGTTATATTTTATGATCAAATGGCTACAAGTATTCCTATATCTATAATAGGACCTTTTATACTATCTTTTGGCGGTCATGATAAGGTTTCTCTTTTTAAGAACACAATGAAAATTTTAAAGTTTCCACCATTTGTGGCACTTGTGGTTGGAATTATTTTTAAAAATATACCAATTCCAGATTTTTTGTTTGAACCGCTAAAATTATTTGAAGCAAGTATTACTCCAGTTGGTCTTTTTGCTATTGGAGTAGGACTTGGTTTTGCTAGTATAAAAAGCTCTTACAAAAGCACAGCAGTAGTTCTCTTTTGTAAAATGATACTTCCTGTTATTGTTTTTATTATTATATCTAGTGTTATTGGGTTGGATATGCAAGATAAAACTTGGATAGTTGGTCTTATGCAATGTAGTATGCCTCCTATGATCTTAGCTGGTGCTATGATTATGAAAGCAGAACTTGATAGCTCTTTGGCTATATCATCTATAGCTACTGGTGTAGCTTTAAGCTTTATAACTCTTCCTATTATGTATTATATTTTTGTTATGTAG
- a CDS encoding histidine triad nucleotide-binding protein, protein MTIFEKIVAGEIPCNKVLENDKFLAFRDINPRAPIHILIIPKKHYKNIQEMDPALMGEMLSFIQELARFIGVDESGYRLITNCGENGGQEVMHLHFHMLAGAKLHWDKNPSNPQSTF, encoded by the coding sequence ATGACAATTTTTGAAAAAATAGTAGCTGGCGAAATACCTTGTAATAAAGTTTTAGAAAATGATAAATTTCTTGCTTTTAGAGATATAAATCCAAGAGCACCAATACATATACTAATAATACCAAAAAAACACTACAAAAATATACAAGAAATGGATCCTGCTTTAATGGGAGAAATGTTAAGTTTCATACAAGAGTTAGCAAGATTTATAGGTGTTGATGAAAGTGGATATAGACTCATAACAAACTGTGGAGAAAATGGTGGTCAAGAGGTAATGCACTTACACTTTCACATGTTAGCCGGAGCAAAACTACATTGGGACAAAAACCCATCAAATCCACAATCAACATTTTGA
- the pheS gene encoding phenylalanine--tRNA ligase subunit alpha yields MKDFIQKISETQDLASLEKIRLEIFGKKGILAEGFAKLKTLDNSEKKEFAEKLNKQRDEFSVLIDNKKAQLSKEAIELKMKKDAVDVTLFNEPLNVGAIHPVMDVMDRIIEYFVSQNFSLETGPLIEDDFYNFEALNLPKYHPARDMQDTFYLSDSRLLRTHTSPVQIRKMLNSKPPIRMIAPGTVFRRDFDVTHTPMFHQVEGLVVEEGDNVSFANLKSMLEGFLKHIFGDVKVRFRPSFFPFTEPSAEVDISCIFCHGEGCRICKHTTWLEVLGCGVVDPNVFKSVGYKNVSGYAFGLGVERFAMLLHRVPDLRSLFEGDLRLLEQFK; encoded by the coding sequence TTGAAAGATTTTATACAAAAGATTTCTGAAACGCAAGATCTTGCTAGTCTTGAAAAAATTAGACTTGAGATTTTTGGTAAAAAAGGTATTTTGGCTGAAGGTTTTGCAAAACTCAAAACCCTTGATAATAGCGAAAAAAAAGAGTTTGCTGAAAAACTAAACAAACAAAGGGATGAATTTTCTGTTTTGATTGACAACAAAAAAGCCCAGTTAAGTAAAGAGGCTATTGAGCTTAAGATGAAAAAAGATGCGGTAGATGTTACTTTATTTAACGAGCCTTTAAATGTTGGTGCTATTCATCCGGTTATGGATGTTATGGATAGAATAATAGAATATTTCGTTTCTCAAAATTTCTCATTAGAAACAGGTCCGCTTATAGAAGATGATTTTTATAATTTTGAAGCATTAAATTTACCAAAATATCATCCGGCACGCGATATGCAAGATACATTTTATTTGAGTGATTCAAGGCTTTTAAGGACACATACAAGCCCTGTTCAGATCAGAAAAATGTTAAATTCAAAGCCACCTATAAGAATGATAGCTCCTGGAACCGTTTTTAGACGTGATTTTGATGTTACTCATACGCCAATGTTTCATCAGGTCGAGGGATTGGTGGTAGAAGAGGGCGATAATGTAAGTTTTGCAAATCTAAAAAGTATGTTAGAGGGATTTTTAAAACATATATTTGGAGATGTAAAAGTTAGATTTAGACCTAGTTTTTTCCCTTTTACGGAGCCTAGTGCAGAGGTTGATATTAGCTGTATTTTTTGTCACGGCGAAGGTTGTAGAATTTGTAAACATACGACTTGGCTAGAGGTTTTGGGGTGTGGTGTTGTTGATCCAAATGTATTTAAATCTGTTGGATATAAAAATGTCAGCGGATATGCTTTTGGTCTTGGTGTTGAGCGTTTTGCTATGTTGCTTCATAGAGTTCCTGATTTACGCTCTTTGTTTGAGGGAGATTTAAGATTATTGGAGCAATTTAAATGA